CAACCTCAATTGaattacatttcattaaaaaaaattattagaaatatgaatttattacTTGAGTGAATTGACAAATATTGATTTATTTCCACTAATTTAGGTGCATCAactatttttttacattcttggttgtgtgttattaaattttcttttgttgcacTTTGTAATAGttataaccaaaaataaaaaataaaaaaattgagaaggaATGTTACATTtcaaattgaaagttcaaatagtgtaaaaacacccttgaatgtttagaccctcaatttacaaattttcaattcaagctttatatcaaacaattaatgtgcggaacatgaacaaaagcttaatacagaattggtaaataatctatgccaattaaaaccacatccacagcagaaaataaaaggcaaagataaaggaaagagagatgcaaacacaaggacaatacatgatgtgttatcaaagaggaaaccgaaaccctcggtgtaaaacctttCTGCCGCCCTttaagcggtaaacaatccactagaaaatgtaattgggatacatgaacagtaatagaccctccaagcctaatctacccaatgtacctaagccctccaagcttcttgctccaatgaggttgtgCCGAACTTATTCCTTTTCTAGTTTCCTgaattccgctacttgaccatagcatcaactaatgTAAATTGGTTCTTTCCTAATTGCTTCACagacaccaaacagccctcacacagtaatggatatggtgagaaaatttttttggtaaaatgcctctcaagggtttaacaatggagaggaagagagttgaggaatttgaagagtctcttatgtaaagattgtgaatgaatcaatcttattttactctagggtttttctcccaaaattctctctagaagctctcattctttcgtgggtataaggggtatttatactagggtaagaaaggaatgtgaaacgtcaggtttttcaaaacagggctggctcgtggcttggccttgcgacttgattgagtcgcgagatccagccgcgaaataacagaacggccagttgtcctattttgtcctgtagtgctccagctagcatgacgctttaacttctggcatgcttggcatgtgtgctgcttctggcggcttgtagccgcgagtcacccgcgagatccagccgcgagactctgttttcttgcacactcttaagcattcaacactctatctcactcactacccttacaacaaacctacttaaatacagggttactaattgctgaaatacaagcaaatttggcacagaataaagccaacaaaatggttgattaaattcaaccttacacaaatCAActttttctcatataaatcttacaAAACTAATGTTaagatttcattttaaataaataatgaatgcactacttataaataattaatacatgaaaataaattcttttatcCTATTAATacctttctttttaaattaagtaGCACAAATTTAGGTTATTACATTATtggtttcacacacatatatatatatatatatatatatatcatacatCACTTAAAAGGagtaagaaaatataaaatgttaatattaatatattagtgaattcacaaatatataattattttgactaattcaaatatatatatatatatatatatatattatattatataacttTTAAGTGTTAATTATGTGAgtcattaaattttctttaaccttttgattttcttgtttcAATTGTTTCCAAAGTGAACTAAACATGATGAAAAGTATATATTTtgaatctattattattattattattactattattattattagtggaCATTTACGGTTCAAATCACTTCTCTCCTGTTATATCtatcgaattataaaaataattaaagaaaaaagagtctACTATACATTAATTCTATTTCtgtacttttaatttttaattttaattaaatgtttttttttctttttcttttaagatagtGGCGAGGAATATGTGAAAAATGAGTACGAAAGAATGATCAGAAAAAATAATGCAACTTTGATGGATGTATTAAATACTATATTTAAGGGGAAAATTGTacacacttttatttttattcttatagGAGATAATTGCTCACACTTAAAAGAGAAATTAGTGACTTTTCGGATTAATTCGTAACTTTTAGCCACATCGTCCCATGTCTTTAAATTGtctcaattattattattattattattattttttttttttttgtattaccTTCATATGCTTATCAAAATTATTGTAAACTTTCTATGTGAAACAGGTCTTAAAGCAAAAACCCACGTAAACAAGTTTTTTCTATGTAAACTTCCTATTTATTTACTTGCATTACAATAATGTCCTAGAACAATGAACTTAAGATATTAGACTGGAGCCTTTATTAGAACTAGCTCATGTCCTGTGCGATGTGGATTGTACTTTAAAATattctgaaaaaaatttatttattgcgtgttataataataattagacaCAATAAGCCTCAATTGAATTACATTcgcttcaaaaataaaaattacatttcattaaaaaaaatgaaatgagcattattaaaaataataaatctaagaATATGAATTTATTGCTTGAGTGAGTTGACAAATATTGATTTATTTCCACAAACTTAGGCACatcaatgattttttatttttatttttattttttatttttacattcttGGTTGTGTGttactaaattttcttttgttggactTTGTAATAATTGTtacaaaaacaactaaatttgagaagaaatgttatatttcaaatcaattttttctcatataaatctacaaaataattttaagattacttttacaaaaataatggaTGCACtacttataaataattaatacatgaaaatgaaaactttaaTCCTATTAAtacctttttaaaaattaagtagcACAAATTAAGGTTAGTACATTATTGGTTTCACATATATCTCACACATCATTAAAGGagttagaaaatataaaatgttaatattaatattagtgaatttaaaatatttaattattttgactgATTCAaacatatagttttttttttttttccaaaaaggaatgaaatatttcaaatcaattatttctcacataaattttagaaaaactagtcgctaactcgtgctatgcacgggaacctacctatttgtgaagtagactaaaataattttataaagtcttaaattgattaagaaactacaccattACATGATTTAttcttgtatgacttcaatttgtgttacaatttgatgatgAAACCATTACTTAAACATGCAATGgcttataaaaattcaaatattaaaacttctgaaagaccaaaaaatattaaagaatcaaatgatttactgtttagaaattattaaaacaaaacaaaatatatatgactaaaaatagaaaaatataagaaaaaaattgggttatattcaaaagaataatccatgtcTATAGGTTTGCACCCTATCATAAAATATCACATTAATGAagtagagagatagagtttcactccttgttaaatttggattaaacaaaaataattttgtttaaaaaaaatgatgagtttgagtttaagttagacttgttaGAGGGATAGaatttcactccttgttaagtttggattaaacaaaaataattttatttaaataaaataataattttgtttaaatattgtgagagtttcaaaagtttccgatacatatatatatatatatatatatatattaaagaggCTGGCTGGcccatctttttattttttttttaaatatagagTTGGGCTAATCCGCTAATTTTTGTAAAGGGGTCTGTTTAccgtaagttttttttttttttgctaaacattaCTGTAAGTTATTTATTTGTCCTTTCCCTTgctcttttatattttcttctcttgcttctcaaaaaaaaaaaaaaaaaaaaaatcttccctTTCTCTATATGGTGGTCGCAATACCCATATATATCAGtccctccatcttcttcttccttagaATTATTGTTCACTGACGTTGCGGGGCTGGTTTGTAGAGGTAACTGGTAAGTGTTCAAGATTTTGTCTTTTAGCTCACCCTTTCTCTTGTTGATTTGTCCGCAGGAGTATTTATCAATCTTGGTAAAAGTTTTAGTAGGGGAGTGGGGTCTACGGTGATATATAGAGTTGGGCTTGATGGGATTAAGGGAGGCATAGCAATTGCTGGGATTGGAATCATGTTGTgaataggaaaaaaagagtttggGTTTGTTGGTTTGTGGGTACGGTGGGTTTTCATTGAGGAATCTTTGGGTTTTTAGATGCGATGCAATGCTTTGTTGTTAGTTTGCCGTGGGTCTGATCGAGGAGGAGCTGGTAGAAGAGGAAGGCTGGAAGAGATGGTAGAGCATTGTGAAAGAGAGGCAGAGCATCGTGAGGCAGATATTCGTGAAAGagtgtcttttttattttttatttttttatttttttaatattgtgctgacgtgaaaatttgtagaagtttcaaaagtttcggttttatatatatatatatatattgataattttaaaattacattttacataaataattaatgcactacttataaatatttaattcatGGAAATAAATGCTTTTATTCTATTAataacttttcttttaattacgTAGCACAAATTTAGGTTGTCACGGTGTCACATATATATCACACATCACTTAAAGGAGTTAGGagatatataattttaagaTTGATATTAGTGtattcataaatatttaattattttgactaCTTCAaaagtatagttttttttttttttaataaaaaaaaaatttaaccgcTTGTGtcattaaaatttctttgaccttttgatatttttgtttcaattgtttCCAAAGTGACAAAATatgaggaaaaatatatatattttgaattattattattattattattatttttgaaataaaagtaattttcatatactaaaatttgtgaaaaaaaaccatataaattCATTCTCATAAACAATTAATGCACTAGTTATTGATaataatatatgcatttactcCATTGGCATATCTAAATGAACTATTACCTTGACATTAATGCAACATTTGGTGATGAAAGTCTAAATGAAGAGAACCTCAACGAATACGTTATATAGTAAAAGTTTccgctatatatatatatatttatatatattttttgggtcTTGATATCTTTCACATAAATCACTCTCACAGACACTCACAGAGACAACATCTACCTACAAAAATACTACACCTCTTTAAGGTCCCTAAGGAAGAACCAGAAGCAATTCGACTTGTTTGGTAACTGGCCAGAATAAACATCACACAAGAGAAAAAAGGTTTGGTTCATATAGACTTATCTTCCGAATTTTGGTTCAACTATATTTTGATCcttgaaaaatttaaaatgtttcgATTTTATTATTTCATCTATTTTCCTCTAAAGTTATTCCAGGACAGAGTAAGAAATGTTACATACCTATCTTCTAGGCTTCTAGCACTCTACAAGACTACAAGGACAAACACCATGTTGCTAAAACAAGTCACCATGTATAGTACAATCCTGAGTTCATGCTAATGAGTTGTGCTGAGAGGTTTAAAAGTATTACTCTTAGATTATCATGgacttagtttattttatttttttcatttttgggcaTAAAAGAATTGATTTATTACTACACTGCCTATCTAACTAGAGTGTTGAAGAAGtccaaattgaccaaaatactcgaaaaataaaatattttacattgaaacaaaTGCAGTTTTAATAACAAATGTCATGGTGCAGTATTTTATCTtagtttatttgaaaattcatgATCTCATCTTTTCACCATGGTGTCATCATTTCCCCAATTTCTAACCATATATATCTCTTGGAGAGATGACAACAACACAGTCCAAAGCAACACAATCCATCATGCAATATTGGTATGATGGTCATTTTACAAGTATAAGTTTTTGTGGGGTGAGATTCAAGTCACTTGGTTAGAGAttcatatatacttaaattaggttagagcagaatttcttaaaaaaaaaaaaaaaaaaaaaaaaacccttagaaTTCTTCTATAAGTTACCATTTAAATTTAACCAACCATTTATATCTATCACCATATATGTTTCATAATTGTGACGTGCACTTTCAGACTCAGAAGGTTTAGTAGCTGTCTCCAAGTTTAGTCATGGAAACAAAAAGTGACTGCGTTTGTCATCCTGCCATATCAAGCACCTCGACATTTAAGCAAATTCCCCACAACGATGCTGAAGCCAAGGGTAAAGAAAGAGAGGTTGAAAAAGAAGCTgaaataacatatatagaagCAAATAACCTTTCAGACCTGAAGCTTTCTAACAGCAAGGTGAACTCTCCTTCTAGACTGTCAATGGCATCTTCAAACGGGGTTCACAAAACAAAGGCGAAAAGGAGGCATTTCTCATGCAAATTTTGCAGCCAAATGTTCCCTAGTGCCCAAGCATTAGGTGGCCACCAAAATGGTCACAAACATGAAAGAGCCTTGGCTAAAGAATTGAAAAGAATAGTGGATATGCCTTCTATAAGGCACATAGACAGTAGCTATCTAGGCATGGTAACTCTTCCTCTTGAACATTCATTCACTGGAAATCTAGGGATGCATATGCACTTAATGAATCATCAATCTACTTACCCTAGGCCCCATCCTCTACCTGGTTATAGATTTGAAAAGCAGTCAATGCCAAGTACTAAGAGCCTGCAATCCAGCATGCCCCAACTGATGACGGAGGATTATTCTGATGGAATGAAGAGCTTCAACAGGAGGGCCATGTTTCATACTTTGGGGGGTCCTTCTGGTTGTGAGGACCAGCAAAAGggtatagaattgaagaatgAGCAGCATGATCCTATGGGGCTTGACTTATCTCTTAAGCTTTGATTTATGTTTGTAGTTTTTGATTTTGCATTGTTGTACGTGAATGAATTATGAATAATTAACTATTGATTTCCTGTAATTAAATGCATGCTTGTCatcttattatataattaaataaatttggaaTAAGTTCTTTCAAAGTTTAATGAAcagttcattttttaattttgcattgTGTGATTCTCAGGAATATGTCATTATATAATAATGTTgtttaatgtatattttgttgttgttgttgtttttttttttttttttttttttgagagagagtttcaacctatggcgtccgcttttgatgatagctctttatcatcagaccaaaacaccaatcagttttatatattttgttgtttgaaatTTGCTGAAAATAATATGTTAGGATTAGTTGTCTTTAGAAGAAATAAACTCACgtccccatttttttttctctttcctaaTTGCATATAAACATCACTCATTTATATTCATTtagtctctcactctctttacAAATGCAATAActtctttagaaattttctctttttctttgtccctacaaatgtatatatatattttttattttctatttctatctCAAGCCACtctttaatttgattattttgggtATGTTCAGTTAAGATTGTTCTATTTTTAAGAGGAATCATTTTAATTGAACTTGTGTTATAGTGGGTTATGTTTTCCTAAATTTTCTTTCATACAACTAAATTGTCTAAATCTTCAAATATATTGTTTTGGTGCATTTAAGATTTCTCATTAaccacaattaaaattaaatctaaGGCATAAGGACCTTTAAACACTAAATAACTCAAACAATTGGTAAGTACATTTAAATACATTGCCAAGTAGATTGtattttgatgaaaattaaaattcctaCTTCAAAAACAACTAAATGTTAATCCAAactaaaattaaactaaagCAATAAGGAGGAGAGAAAGGACATGTGATAgggaattaagaaatataacaCCAAAACGCATCAACTGAACATAGAAACGGTTAGAAGTCAACACACAATAAATTTGGAAAATAGAAATGTTCTAGTGGAAATCATTAGAGCAAAAGGAAAGAATCATATGTATTTTGGTGAATTGAAGGGATGCATCATGAGATTAAAAGTCATCACCTTACGGTCATGACCTACGCCGTTTTTAGGAAACTTCCTTTGTTTAAGCTTCAATGAGTCC
The DNA window shown above is from Quercus lobata isolate SW786 chromosome 7, ValleyOak3.0 Primary Assembly, whole genome shotgun sequence and carries:
- the LOC115951625 gene encoding zinc finger protein KNUCKLES-like is translated as METKSDCVCHPAISSTSTFKQIPHNDAEAKGKEREVEKEAEITYIEANNLSDLKLSNSKVNSPSRLSMASSNGVHKTKAKRRHFSCKFCSQMFPSAQALGGHQNGHKHERALAKELKRIVDMPSIRHIDSSYLGMVTLPLEHSFTGNLGMHMHLMNHQSTYPRPHPLPGYRFEKQSMPSTKSLQSSMPQLMTEDYSDGMKSFNRRAMFHTLGGPSGCEDQQKGIELKNEQHDPMGLDLSLKL